A genome region from Oenanthe melanoleuca isolate GR-GAL-2019-014 chromosome 2, OMel1.0, whole genome shotgun sequence includes the following:
- the GCNT2 gene encoding LOW QUALITY PROTEIN: N-acetyllactosaminide beta-1,6-N-acetylglucosaminyl-transferase (The sequence of the model RefSeq protein was modified relative to this genomic sequence to represent the inferred CDS: inserted 4 bases in 3 codons; deleted 2 bases in 2 codons; substituted 1 base at 1 genomic stop codon), whose translation MSQHWHEELETFQLFFRELFMLQNIYCVRVDSFKEPFPFQQAVXCFLSACLVSRQRGWSGAASLLWTDLHCLGDLLXPWPXPGATFSTCGQDLSLKNSRETIHLLKGLEGNNITPGXLPPPHITTCTKYVHREQFYSFFSFMPWTLVFKTPPPQNLIIYFGSVYVAVTWLFLQMSQDTWPTHDGEVEVVKWIDMEESHGGCHGNVCIFLHFFF comes from the exons ATGTCACAGCATTGGCATGAAGAGCTTGAGACCTTCCAGCTTTTCTTCAGGGAGCTCTTCATGCTCCAGAATATCTACTGTGTTCGTGTGGATTCC TTCAAGGAGCCATTTCCCTtccagcaggcagt ctgctttcTCAGTGCCTGCCTTGTTTCCAGGCAAAGAGGGTGGTCTGGGGCAGCATCTCTCCTGTGGACTGACCTCCACTGCCTGGGAGACCTGC GGCCTTGGCCTTAGCCTGGTGCTACCTTCTCAACTTGTGGTCAGGACCTCTCCTTGAAGAACAGCAGGGAGACCATCCACCTGCTAAAGGGCCTTGAGGGCAACAACATCACACCAG TGCTGCCACCTCCCCACATCACCACCTGCACCAAATACGTGCACAGGGAGCAattttactctttcttttctttcatgcCGTGGACATTAGTGTTCAAGACACCCCCA CCACAAAACCTGATCATCTATTTTGGCTCTGTGTATGTGGCTGTCACCTGgctcttt CTTCAGATGTCCCAGGATACATGGCCAACACATGATGGGGAGGTGGAAGTGGTGAAGTGGATTGATATGGAAGAGAGTCATGGAGGTTGTCATGGTAATGtgtgcatttttctccattttttcttctaG
- the LOC130249353 gene encoding transmembrane protein 14C-like — MEYDWLGFGYAALVATGGVVGYAKAGSVPSLAAGLLFGGLAGLGAYQQSKDPKNVWLSLVASGTLSAVMGMRFYNSKKAMPGIIAGASLLMVGRLGLQMMEKTY, encoded by the exons ATGGAGTACGACTGGCTGGGCTTCGGCTACGCCGCGCTGGTGGCCACGGGCGGTGTCGTGGGCTACGCCAAGGCAG gCAGCGTCCCTTCTCTAGCTGCCGGTCTTCTGTTTGGCGGCTTAGCGGGACTGGGCGCTTACCAGCAGTCCAAAGATCCGAAGAATGTGTGGCTTTCCCTCG TGGCATCTGGCACCTTGTCTGCTGTTATGGGAATGAGATTTTACAACTCCAAAAAGGCAATGCCCGGGATAATTGCCGGTGCCAG TTTACTGATGGTTGGACGGCTTGGATTGCAGATGATGGAAAAAACCTATTAA